From one Brevibacterium sp. 'Marine' genomic stretch:
- a CDS encoding OB-fold nucleic acid binding domain-containing protein codes for MRNLIPRLVREFGSREAEARADLRLVSQIPGVIPVEELEARKTSRIAGVVSATTQSCSADSPRLDVTVADGTGEARAQFLGRREISGIRPGSLIVLEGRFCGKDGVLTAHNPVYELVQTRDDSED; via the coding sequence ATGCGGAACCTCATTCCCCGCCTCGTGCGCGAGTTCGGATCCCGTGAGGCCGAGGCTCGGGCCGATCTGCGCCTGGTCAGTCAGATTCCCGGCGTCATCCCGGTCGAAGAGTTAGAGGCGCGAAAGACCTCACGCATCGCCGGAGTCGTCTCGGCGACGACCCAGTCATGCAGCGCCGACAGTCCCAGGCTCGATGTCACCGTGGCCGACGGCACCGGCGAAGCCCGCGCCCAATTCCTCGGACGTCGCGAGATCAGCGGCATCCGTCCCGGATCCCTGATCGTCTTGGAAGGACGATTCTGCGGAAAGGACGGAGTGCTCACCGCACACAATCCCGTCTACGAACTCGTGCAGACGCGCGACGACTCCGAGGACTGA
- a CDS encoding DUF3710 domain-containing protein, translating to MGLFSRFKKSTPTTDDDVRTDDELTDDDELDAQDADTDTEAVDSADEDADIDAAESDDAAESDDIDEEEALLEKSAPFDRSDNGPFDISEEYPEHDRLDLGALKVPVVDGMQVRLDTDDDSQRVLAVTLIHDGGGIQLQAFATPRSEGLWNTVRSQLAESVTKQGGESTELHTSLGRELAIEVPAKTESGRPGKRAMRFAGIDGPRWFVRAVFSGKAVTDDEVRAELSALFRGVVVDRGQEAMAPRELIALTAPQVDQGETEEKHEDELNPFERGPEITEVR from the coding sequence ATGGGACTGTTCTCCCGGTTCAAGAAATCCACACCGACGACCGATGACGACGTCCGTACCGACGACGAACTCACCGACGACGATGAGCTCGACGCCCAGGACGCCGACACCGACACCGAGGCTGTCGACAGCGCAGACGAAGACGCCGATATCGACGCGGCCGAGTCCGACGACGCGGCCGAGTCCGACGACATCGACGAGGAAGAGGCGCTGCTGGAGAAGTCAGCACCCTTCGACCGGTCCGACAACGGCCCGTTCGACATCTCCGAGGAGTATCCGGAACATGACCGCCTCGACCTCGGCGCACTCAAGGTGCCCGTCGTCGACGGAATGCAGGTGCGTCTGGACACGGACGATGATTCTCAGCGCGTGCTGGCAGTGACTCTCATCCACGACGGCGGAGGCATCCAGTTGCAGGCGTTCGCGACACCACGGTCCGAGGGCCTGTGGAACACGGTGCGCAGTCAGCTCGCCGAGTCCGTGACCAAACAGGGCGGGGAATCGACCGAGCTGCACACCTCGCTCGGCAGGGAACTGGCCATCGAAGTTCCGGCGAAGACGGAATCCGGCCGTCCCGGCAAACGCGCCATGCGCTTCGCCGGCATCGACGGACCACGCTGGTTCGTCCGCGCCGTGTTCTCCGGCAAGGCCGTGACCGATGACGAGGTGCGAGCCGAACTCTCCGCACTCTTCCGCGGAGTCGTCGTCGACCGCGGTCAGGAGGCCATGGCTCCCCGCGAGCTCATCGCCCTGACCGCCCCGCAGGTCGACCAGGGCGAGACGGAGGAGAAGCACGAAGACGAGCTCAACCCCTTCGAACGCGGGCCCGAGATCACAGAGGTCCGCTGA
- the dut gene encoding dUTP diphosphatase, whose amino-acid sequence MTETVKINLQLLDAGMSAPAYAHAGDAGADLRSTIDFVLEPFERRVVPTGIAIALPEGYAAFVHPRSGLSSKHGVTVVNAPGTIDAGYRGEIKVPLINLDAKTPLRVVRGDRIAQLVIQAIAHADFDIVESLDDSARGAGGFGSTGGIDAGLSEKEK is encoded by the coding sequence GTGACGGAAACCGTGAAGATCAACCTCCAGCTCCTCGACGCGGGCATGAGCGCACCCGCCTACGCGCATGCGGGCGACGCCGGGGCGGACCTGCGTTCGACGATCGACTTCGTCCTCGAACCCTTCGAACGCCGTGTCGTGCCGACCGGAATCGCGATCGCCCTGCCGGAGGGCTATGCGGCCTTCGTCCACCCGCGTTCGGGGCTGTCGAGCAAGCACGGGGTCACCGTCGTCAACGCTCCTGGCACCATCGACGCCGGATACCGCGGCGAGATCAAGGTGCCGCTGATCAACCTCGATGCGAAGACCCCGCTGCGCGTCGTCCGCGGCGACCGCATCGCCCAACTCGTGATCCAAGCGATCGCCCACGCCGACTTCGACATCGTCGAATCCCTTGATGACAGCGCCCGCGGCGCCGGGGGATTCGGATCCACCGGCGGAATCGACGCCGGCCTCAGCGAAAAGGAGAAGTGA
- a CDS encoding DUF3093 domain-containing protein — protein MAATQSGTHVVFQEKVRPSIGMWILVVVAALSTALMVMPVWQLGTVILPVISFILFAWWLNSLTLSIIVTERQLFVGEAHIDRRFVPRAVAFDGEEARRARGVDLDARAFLKIRPWAKSVVRIDLDDDTDPTPYWLVSSRRPHELAAALTP, from the coding sequence ATGGCAGCAACTCAATCCGGAACCCATGTGGTCTTTCAGGAGAAGGTCCGTCCCTCGATCGGCATGTGGATCCTCGTCGTGGTGGCCGCATTGTCGACGGCGCTCATGGTCATGCCCGTCTGGCAGCTCGGCACCGTCATCCTTCCCGTCATCAGCTTCATCCTCTTCGCCTGGTGGCTCAACTCGCTGACGCTGTCGATCATCGTCACCGAACGTCAGCTGTTCGTGGGCGAAGCGCATATCGACCGCAGGTTCGTCCCTCGCGCGGTCGCCTTCGACGGCGAGGAGGCCCGCCGGGCCCGCGGTGTCGATCTCGATGCGCGCGCTTTCCTCAAGATCCGCCCGTGGGCGAAGTCCGTCGTCCGCATCGATCTCGACGATGATACGGACCCCACCCCGTACTGGCTCGTCTCATCACGGCGCCCCCACGAACTCGCAGCCGCCCTCACCCCCTAA
- a CDS encoding DUF4193 domain-containing protein → MATDYDAPRKQDDEIKSDSIEQLKAQRSQAQASKIDEDETAVAEGFELPGADLSNEELSVRVLPKQNDEFTCMECFLVRHRSQLATEEGGIPICTDCAG, encoded by the coding sequence ATGGCAACAGACTACGACGCACCTCGCAAGCAAGACGATGAGATCAAAAGCGATTCGATCGAGCAGCTCAAGGCCCAGCGTTCCCAGGCTCAGGCGAGCAAGATCGACGAAGACGAGACTGCAGTAGCCGAAGGCTTCGAACTTCCGGGTGCGGACCTGTCGAACGAAGAGCTCTCCGTTCGGGTCCTGCCCAAGCAGAACGATGAGTTCACCTGCATGGAGTGCTTCTTGGTCCGCCATCGTTCGCAGCTTGCGACGGAAGAGGGCGGGATCCCCATCTGCACGGACTGTGCAGGCTGA
- a CDS encoding ferrochelatase, with product MKTTAPIDALVLMSFGGPEAPEEVVPFLRNVTAGRGIPEERLEEVGEHYFGFGGKSPINDQNKALLAALRDELDRRGIETPLIWGNRNWDPYLTDEVRTLAKDGATRFLSIDTSAYSSYSSCRQYREDFAKTIDTLKDEGLTVSIDKIRQFYNHPGYADACADCLNEGLTDFRSKVGQMDSAKHRILFVTHSIPNVMQDASEVTTNGYRAQHEELIDHLVGRIDQADRVPAELVYCSRSGSPEVPWLEPDVNDRMTELAEEGVTGVVLVPIGFISDHMEVAFDLDTEAKETAAELGLDFTRVATVGTHDAFVKGLVDLVEERIAQLRGDDIDAPALPGTKALVPGSGACSIACCRGRIERATYPNWAMAN from the coding sequence GTGAAAACGACTGCACCCATCGACGCCCTGGTCCTCATGTCATTCGGCGGACCGGAGGCCCCAGAAGAAGTGGTTCCATTCCTTCGCAACGTCACCGCCGGCCGCGGGATTCCCGAGGAGCGGCTCGAGGAGGTGGGGGAGCACTATTTCGGCTTCGGAGGGAAGTCTCCGATCAATGATCAGAACAAGGCGCTGCTGGCCGCGCTGCGCGACGAACTCGATCGTCGCGGGATCGAGACTCCGCTGATCTGGGGAAACCGCAACTGGGACCCCTATCTCACCGATGAGGTCCGCACCCTGGCGAAGGACGGTGCCACACGGTTCCTCTCGATCGACACCTCCGCCTACTCGTCCTACTCGTCGTGCCGTCAGTACCGTGAGGACTTCGCGAAGACGATCGACACGCTCAAGGACGAGGGCCTCACCGTCTCGATCGACAAGATCCGTCAGTTCTACAACCACCCCGGCTACGCCGACGCTTGCGCGGACTGTCTGAACGAAGGACTCACCGACTTCCGGAGCAAGGTCGGACAGATGGACTCGGCCAAGCACCGGATCCTCTTCGTCACCCACTCGATCCCCAACGTCATGCAGGACGCCTCCGAGGTGACGACCAACGGCTACCGTGCCCAGCACGAAGAGCTCATCGACCATCTCGTGGGGCGCATCGATCAGGCCGATCGTGTTCCGGCCGAACTCGTCTACTGTTCGCGTTCGGGCTCGCCCGAGGTGCCGTGGCTCGAACCCGATGTCAACGACCGGATGACCGAACTCGCCGAGGAGGGGGTGACCGGTGTCGTGCTCGTGCCCATCGGCTTCATCTCCGATCATATGGAGGTCGCCTTCGACCTCGACACCGAGGCGAAGGAGACCGCCGCAGAGCTCGGGCTCGACTTCACCCGAGTGGCGACTGTGGGCACCCACGACGCCTTCGTCAAGGGCCTCGTCGATCTCGTGGAGGAGCGTATCGCTCAGCTGCGCGGAGATGACATCGACGCTCCGGCCCTGCCCGGGACGAAGGCCCTGGTGCCCGGCAGCGGAGCCTGCAGCATCGCCTGCTGCCGCGGTCGCATCGAACGCGCGACCTATCCGAACTGGGCCATGGCGAACTGA